In Drosophila biarmipes strain raj3 unplaced genomic scaffold, RU_DBia_V1.1 ptg000007l, whole genome shotgun sequence, the following are encoded in one genomic region:
- the LOC127011742 gene encoding uncharacterized protein LOC127011742, protein METFAMFDDGSAGTLLEEVIAKQLGFKGLPQNIVKKETTQPLAINTKLGLTHETEEPLTPNHFLMRCTNSTQTPHPPDEAICLRKQWRIADAKTEDSVLLDQHPS, encoded by the exons atggaaaCATTTGCCATGTTTGACGACGGAAGTGCAGGAACCTTGTTGGAGGAAGTTATCGCAAAGCAATTGGGCTTCAAAG GTTTGCCGCAAAATATCGTGAAAAAGGAAACTACACAGCCTTTAGCAATTAACACAAAGTTGGGATTAACACATGAGACAGAAGAGCCTTTGACACCGAACCACTTTCTAATGAGATGCACAAATTCAACGCAAACCCCACACCCACCGGATGAAGCTATTTGCCTAAGGAAGCAGTGGAGGATCGCTGACGCTAAAACTGAAGATAGCGTGCTACTCGACCAACATCCAAGTTAA